Part of the Micromonospora inyonensis genome, GACCAGGTCGCGGAACGGCCGCAGCCAGACCCCCTCCGCGACCGCGGCCGCGGTCGCCGCCGGCAGGTCCACCTCGTGGTCGAGCTGCACCACGCCGATCGCGCCGAGCACCCGGACGTCCCGCACCCCGACCGCGCCCCGCAACGGTGCCAGACCGGTCCGTAACGCCCGTTCCACCCTGGACACCTCGGTGGCCCAGTCTCCGGCCCGCAGCAGCCCGATGGAGGCGTTCGCGACGGCACAGGCGAGCGGGTTGCCCATGAACGTCGGGCCGTGCGCCAGCACCCCGTCGGCGGAGATGCCCCGGGCGATCTCGGCGGTGCAGAGCGCGGCGGCCAGGCTCAGGTAGCCACCGGTGAGCGCCTTGCCCACGCAGAGCACATCCGGGGCGATCCCGGCGTGCTCGGCGGCGAACATCGTCCCGGTCCGGCCGAAGCCGGTGGCGATCTCGTCGAAGACGAGCAGGATCCCGTGGGCGCGGGTCACCTCGCGCAGCACCCGCAGGTAGTGCGGGTGGTGGAAACGCATCCCGCCGGCCCCCTGCACCACCGGCTCGACGATCACCGCCGCCAGCTCGTGCGCGTGCCGCTCGACCGCGTCGACCAGCGCCGCCTCGTACGCCGGGTCGACCGGGCCGTCGAAGCCGCCCGGCGGGGCCGGGGCGAAGACCTGACGGGGCAGCACGTCGGCCCAGAGATGGTGCATACCCCCCTCCGGGTCGCAGACGCTCATCGGGTGGAAGGTGTCCCCGTGGTAGCCGCCCCGCCAGGTGCCGAGCCGGTGTCGTTGCGGTCGGCCGGTGGCCCGCTGGTACTGCAGGCACATCTTGACCGCGACCTCGACGGCGACCGATCCGGAGTCGCAGAGGAAGACCCGTTCCAGGCCGGGTGGGGCCAGTTCGACCAGGGTGCCCGCCAGCCGGACGGCCGGCTCGTGGGTCAGCCCGCCGAACATCACGTGGCTCATCCGGCCGAGCTGGTCGACCACCGCCGCGTCGAGCACCGGGTGCCGGTAGCCGTGGATGGCCGCCCACCAGGACGACATCCCGTCGACCAGCTCCCGCCCGTCGGCCAGGCACAGCCGCACCCCCCGCGCGCTCCGGACCACGTACGGCGGCACGGCCGGCGGCAGCGGCGCGTACGGGTGCCACACGTGTTCCCGGTCCCCCGCCAGGATCTCCTCGGGCGTCACGGCCCTGTCCGCCTCTCCGGCTTCTCGCCTCGTGCCCCCGCCGGTGGATCCACCGGCACCCGTCGTCCTGTCGGTCCACCGTGCCGGGCCCCGGACCACCCGCCCGGCAAGGTGGTCGGCACGCGGCTAGACCGTCCGGGCCGCGCCGCGGTCCGCCCGGGCGACGGCCCGGACGGCGGCGCGCACCAGGGCCGGGCCGCGGTAGATGAAGCCCGTGTAGAGCTGCACCAGGCTCGCCCCCGCGTCGACCATCCGGGCCGCGTCGTCCGGATCGACGATGCCGCCAACCCCGACCACCGGCAGCCGGCCGCCGGTCTCCCGGTGCACGAAGGCGACCACCTCGCGCGCCCGGGCGGCGAGCGGACGGCCGGAGAGCCCACCGGTCTCCGCCCCCCGGGCACGGTCGCCCGGGGCCAGCCCGTCGCGGGCCAGCGTGGTGTTGGTGGCGATCACCCCGGCCGCGCCCCGGTCCAGGCACACCTCCAGCAGTTCGGCGACGGCCGGCTCGGTCAGGTCCGGGGCGATCTTCACCAGCACGGGCTTCTCCCCCACCAGGGCGGCGAGCAGCGCGTCGAGGTGCTCCCGGTCCTGGAGGGCCCGCAGGCCCGGGGTGTTCGGCGAGGAGACGTTGACCGCGAAGTAGTCGCCGTGGTCCCGCAGCGCCCGGTAGGAGGCGAGGTAGTCCTCCACCGCCTCCGCCAGCGGGGTCACCTTGGACTTGCCGAGCGAGATGCCCAGCGGTACGCCGAGCGGGCGGGGCAGCGCGGCCAGGCGGGCGGCGAGCGCCCCGGCCCCGGCGTTGTTGAAGCCCATCCGGTTGACCACCGCCTCGCTGTCATGCAACCGGAACAACCGGGGCCGGGGGTTGCCCGGCTGTGGGCGGGCGGTCACCGTGCCGACCTCGACGAACCCGAAGCCCAGCGCCGGCCAGGCCGGCAGCGCCACCCCGTTCTTGTCCATGCCGGCGGCCAGCCCGACCGGGTTCGGGAACCGGACGCCGAAGACGGTGCGCGGCGCGGACACCGCGTACCGCGACCGCACCCCGGCGAGCAGGGCCGGCCGCCCGGCCAGTGCGGTGAGCCGCCGCAACGTCCACTCGTGCGCCGTCTCGGCGTCGCCGCCCCCGATCCGGAACAGCCCCGGCCGCACCACCCGCTCGAACATCACGCGGTCGCCTCCCGCCGGTCGGCGGTCATTCCGCGGCCCGCAGGGCGGCGTGGAGTTCCTGGAGGGGACGGACGGTCATGTCGCCCCGGATCCGCGCCTCGATGCCCATCACGGCCGCGGCCGCGCCGGGGACGGTGGTGATGCAGGGGATGTCGGCGGTGACCGCCGCGCTGCGGATCTCGTACCCGTCGGAACGGGCGCTCGCCCCGGAGCCCTGCGGCGTGTTGATCACCAACGCCACCTCGCCGCCCAGGATCAGCGACACCGCGTCCTCCCCGGCACCGGCCTCGTAGTGCTTACGGATCTGCTCGCACGCGATGCCGTACCGGCGCAGCACCTCGGCCGTGCCGGTGGTCGCCAGGATCTCGAAGCCCAGGTCGGCCAGGCGCTTCACCGGGAAGATCATCCCGCGCTTGTCCCGGTTCGCCACCGAGACGAAGATCCGGCCGGAGGTGGGCAGCGAGCCGTACGCGGCGGACTGGCTCTTGGCGAAGGCGTGCCCGAACGAGGTGTCGATGCCCATCACCTCGCCGGTGGACTTCATCTCCGGGCCGAGCAGCGAGTCCACGCCCTTCCCGGTGGGGGTGCGGAACCGCTTGAACGGCAGCACCGCCTCCTTCACCGCGATCGGGGCGTCCGGCGGCAGCGTGCCCCCGTCACCGGAGGCCGGCAGCAGGCCCTCGGCGCGCAGTTCCGCGATGGTCGCCCCGAGCGCGATGCGGGCCGCCGCCTTGGCCAGCGGCACCGCCGTGGCCTTGGAGACGAACGGCACGGTCCGCGAGGCGCGCGGGTTCGCCTCCAGGACGTAGAGCACGTCGTCCTTGAGGGCGTACTGCACGTTGAGCAGGCCCCGCACCCCGACACCCCGGGCGATCGCCTCGGTGTACCGGCGGACCTGCGTCAGGTGCGAACCGGCCAGGGTGATCGGCGGCAGCGCGCAGGACGAGTCGCCGGAGTGGATGCCGGCCTCCTCGATGTGCTCCATCACGCCGCCGAGGTAGACCTCGCCGTCGGCGTCGCAGAGCGCGTCCACGTCGATCTCGATCGCGTCGTCGAGGAAGTGGTCCACCAGGACCGGGTGGTCCGGGGAGATGTCGGTGGCCCGGCCGATGTAGTCGCGCAGCGTCGGGTCGTCGTAGACGATCTCCATGCCCCGGCCGCCGAGCACGTACGAGGGCCGGACCAGCACCGGGTAGCCGATCTCGTCGGCGATCGCCTTCGCCTCCTCGTACGAGGTGGCGGTGCCGTGCGCGGGCGCGCGCAGACCGGCCCGGGCCAGCACCGCGCCGAACGCGCCCCGCTCCTCGGCGAGGTGGATGGACTCCGGGGAGGTGCCGACCACCGGTACCCCGGCGTTCTTGAGCCGCTGCGCCAGCCCCAGCGGCGTCTGCCCGCCCAACTGGACGACCATGCCGACCACACCCGGCCCGCCGGCCGCTCTCCCGGAGGTGTCCTCGGCGTGCCAGACCTCCAGCACGTCCTCGAAGGTGAGCGGCTCGAAGTAGAGCCGGTCGGCGGTGTCGTAGTCGGTGGAGACGGTCTCCGGGTTGCAGTTGACCATGACCGTCTCGTAGCCGGCCGCCCGCAGCGCCATCACCGCGTGCACGCAGGAGTAGTCGAACTCGATGCCCTGGCCGATCCGGTTCGGCCCGGAGCCCAGGATCAGCACCTTCGGCCGGTCCGAGCCGACCACCTCGGTCTCGGAGTCGTAGGAGGAGTAGTGGTACGGCGTGGTCGCGGCGAACTCGGCCGCGCAGGTGTCCACGGTCTTGTAGACCGGCCGGACGTCGAGGCGGTGCCGCAGGGTGCGTACGCCGTCCTCGGCGGCCAGTTCGGGCCGGAGTGCGGCGAGCTGCCGGTCGGAGAGCCCGGCCCGCTTGGCCCGGCGCAGCAGGTCCCCCTCGAGCACCGGAGCGGCGACGATCTCGGCGCGCAGCTCGACCAGGGCGCAGATCTGGTCCAGGAACCACGGGTCGATGCCGCCGGAGGCCGTCGTGACCTCGGCGATCGACGCGCCGAGGCGCAGCGCCCGTTCGACGGTGTAGAGCCGCCCGTCGTGCGGCATCCGCAACGCGGCGAGGGTGTTCTCCTTCGTCGCGTCGGCCGGGTCGGGCAGGGTCCAGAACCCGGCTTCCTTCGTCTCCATCGAGCGCATCGCCTTGTTCAGCGCCTCGGTGAAGTTCCGGCCGAGGCTCATCGCCTCGCCGACCGACTTCATCGTGGTGGTCAGCTCCCGGTCCGCGCCGGGGAACTTCTCGAAGGCGAACCGGGGGATCTTCACCACGACGTAGTCGAGGGCCGGCTCGAACGCCGCCGGGGTCTTGCGCGTGATGTCGTTGGGGATCTCGTCCAGGGTGTAGCCGATGGCGAGCTTCGCGGCGATCTTCGCGATCGGGAAACCGGTCGCCTTGGAGGCGAGCGCGGACGACCGGGACACCCGGGGGTTCATCTCGATGACGACGATCCGCCCGTCGGCCGGGTTCACCGCGAACTGGATGTTGCAGCCGCCGGTGTCCACGCCGACCTCACGCAGCACCGCGATGCCGAGGTCACGCAGGCGCTGGTACTCCCGGTCGGTCAGGGTCATCGCCGGGGCGACGGTGACGCTGTCGCCGGTGTGCACGCCCATCGGGTCGACGTTCTCGATCGAGCAGACCACCACCACGTTGTCGTGCCGGTCCCGCATGAGTTCGAGTTCGTA contains:
- a CDS encoding quinone-dependent dihydroorotate dehydrogenase, which translates into the protein MMFERVVRPGLFRIGGGDAETAHEWTLRRLTALAGRPALLAGVRSRYAVSAPRTVFGVRFPNPVGLAAGMDKNGVALPAWPALGFGFVEVGTVTARPQPGNPRPRLFRLHDSEAVVNRMGFNNAGAGALAARLAALPRPLGVPLGISLGKSKVTPLAEAVEDYLASYRALRDHGDYFAVNVSSPNTPGLRALQDREHLDALLAALVGEKPVLVKIAPDLTEPAVAELLEVCLDRGAAGVIATNTTLARDGLAPGDRARGAETGGLSGRPLAARAREVVAFVHRETGGRLPVVGVGGIVDPDDAARMVDAGASLVQLYTGFIYRGPALVRAAVRAVARADRGAARTV
- the carB gene encoding carbamoyl-phosphate synthase large subunit, with the translated sequence MPKRTDLKHILVIGSGPIVIGQACEFDYSGTQACRVLRGEGIRVSLVNSNPATIMTDPEFADATYVEPITPEFVELVIAKERPDALLPTLGGQTALNTAVALHEAGVLDKYGVELIGANIEAIRRGEDRQLFKDIVAKAGVRLGFADPSALVPRSRVCHSMDEVRDTAAELGLPVVIRPSFTMGGLGSGMAHTGEDLERIAGAGLAASPVHEVLIEESVLGWKEYELELMRDRHDNVVVVCSIENVDPMGVHTGDSVTVAPAMTLTDREYQRLRDLGIAVLREVGVDTGGCNIQFAVNPADGRIVVIEMNPRVSRSSALASKATGFPIAKIAAKLAIGYTLDEIPNDITRKTPAAFEPALDYVVVKIPRFAFEKFPGADRELTTTMKSVGEAMSLGRNFTEALNKAMRSMETKEAGFWTLPDPADATKENTLAALRMPHDGRLYTVERALRLGASIAEVTTASGGIDPWFLDQICALVELRAEIVAAPVLEGDLLRRAKRAGLSDRQLAALRPELAAEDGVRTLRHRLDVRPVYKTVDTCAAEFAATTPYHYSSYDSETEVVGSDRPKVLILGSGPNRIGQGIEFDYSCVHAVMALRAAGYETVMVNCNPETVSTDYDTADRLYFEPLTFEDVLEVWHAEDTSGRAAGGPGVVGMVVQLGGQTPLGLAQRLKNAGVPVVGTSPESIHLAEERGAFGAVLARAGLRAPAHGTATSYEEAKAIADEIGYPVLVRPSYVLGGRGMEIVYDDPTLRDYIGRATDISPDHPVLVDHFLDDAIEIDVDALCDADGEVYLGGVMEHIEEAGIHSGDSSCALPPITLAGSHLTQVRRYTEAIARGVGVRGLLNVQYALKDDVLYVLEANPRASRTVPFVSKATAVPLAKAAARIALGATIAELRAEGLLPASGDGGTLPPDAPIAVKEAVLPFKRFRTPTGKGVDSLLGPEMKSTGEVMGIDTSFGHAFAKSQSAAYGSLPTSGRIFVSVANRDKRGMIFPVKRLADLGFEILATTGTAEVLRRYGIACEQIRKHYEAGAGEDAVSLILGGEVALVINTPQGSGASARSDGYEIRSAAVTADIPCITTVPGAAAAVMGIEARIRGDMTVRPLQELHAALRAAE
- a CDS encoding adenosylmethionine--8-amino-7-oxononanoate transaminase, whose protein sequence is MTPEEILAGDREHVWHPYAPLPPAVPPYVVRSARGVRLCLADGRELVDGMSSWWAAIHGYRHPVLDAAVVDQLGRMSHVMFGGLTHEPAVRLAGTLVELAPPGLERVFLCDSGSVAVEVAVKMCLQYQRATGRPQRHRLGTWRGGYHGDTFHPMSVCDPEGGMHHLWADVLPRQVFAPAPPGGFDGPVDPAYEAALVDAVERHAHELAAVIVEPVVQGAGGMRFHHPHYLRVLREVTRAHGILLVFDEIATGFGRTGTMFAAEHAGIAPDVLCVGKALTGGYLSLAAALCTAEIARGISADGVLAHGPTFMGNPLACAVANASIGLLRAGDWATEVSRVERALRTGLAPLRGAVGVRDVRVLGAIGVVQLDHEVDLPAATAAAVAEGVWLRPFRDLVYTMPPYLTDDADLVRITAGIAAAVAAG